A DNA window from Brassica napus cultivar Da-Ae chromosome A4, Da-Ae, whole genome shotgun sequence contains the following coding sequences:
- the LOC106446326 gene encoding scarecrow-like protein 23, whose translation MAAKRVHGDYPSSTIKRHKDLDFPEDTTTALENDDGAAAINLLSLLLQCAEYVATDHLREASILLSEISETCSPFGSSPERVVAYFAQALQARVISTYLSSACSQLSESPLQSQKIFAALQTFNSLSPLIKFSHFTANQAIFQALDGEDSVHIIDLDVMQGLQWPGLFHILASRPRKIRSIRITGFGPSSDILASTGRRLADFAASLSLPFEFRPIVGKIGNVTDPSRLGTRPGEAVVVHWMQHRLYDVTGSDHDALEIIRRLRPSLVTMVEQELSYDDGGGGCFLGRFVEALHYYSALFDALGDGLGEESGERFTVEQIVLATEIRNIVGGKGRGMMRWKEELSRVGFRPVSLRGNPATQAGLLLGMLPWNGYTLVEENGTLRLGWKDLSLLTASAWQFQPSD comes from the coding sequence GGCTGCAAAACGTGTCCACGGAGACTACCCTTCCTCCACCATTAAACGCCACAAGGACCTCGACTTCCCCGAAGACACCACCACCGCACTCGAGAACGACGACGGCGCCGCCGCGATCAACCTCCTCAGCCTGCTCCTACAATGCGCCGAATACGTCGCGACGGACCACCTCCGCGAAGCTTCCATCCTCCTGTCGGAAATCTCCGAGACATGCTCCCCGTTCGGTTCCTCCCCGGAGCGTGTCGTCGCCTACTTCGCCCAGGCGCTCCAAGCGCGCGTCATCAGCACCTACCTCTCCAGCGCGTGCTCCCAACTCTCGGAGAGTCCACTCCAGTCTCAGAAGATCTTCGCGGCCTTGCAGACATTCAACTCCCTGAGCCCTCTCATCAAATTCTCACACTTCACCGCCAACCAAGCGATCTTCCAGGCCCTCGACGGCGAGGACTCCGTCCACATCATCGACCTCGACGTCATGCAAGGCCTCCAATGGCCTGGACTCTTCCACATCCTCGCTTCCCGTCCTCGAAAGATCCGATCCATTCGGATCACCGGGTTCGGGCCATCCTCCGACATCCTCGCCTCCACCGGCCGGAGACTCGCCGACTTCGCGGCGTCCTTGTCCCTCCCCTTCGAGTTCCGTCCCATTGTAGGCAAAATCGGAAACGTAACCGATCCGAGTCGACTCGGGACGAGGCCCGGCGAGGCTGTGGTGGTTCACTGGATGCAGCACCGGCTATACGACGTCACCGGGAGCGATCACGACGCGCTGGAGATTATACGGAGGCTGAGGCCGAGTCTGGTAACGATGGTGGAGCAGGAGCTGAGCTACGACgacggaggaggaggctgctttCTTGGGAGGTTCGTGGAGGCGTTGCATTATTACAGCGCGTTGTTCGACGCGCTTGGGGACGGGTTGGGGGAGGAGAGTGGGGAGAGGTTCACGGTGGAGCAGATCGTGCTTGCGACGGAGATAAGGAACATTGTTGGGGGGAAAGGGAGGGGGATGATGAGGTGGAAAGAGGAGCTGAGTCGGGTCGGTTTTAGGCCCGTTTCGCTTCGGGGCAACCCGGCAACGCAAGCGGGTTTGTTATTGGGTATGTTGCCGTGGAATGGATACACGTTGGTCGAAGAAAATGGAACTCTTCGGCTCGGTTGGAAGGATCTCTCGCTTTTGACTGCTTCTGCTTGGCAATTTCAGCCGTCCGATTAA
- the LOC106446327 gene encoding rab GTPase-activating protein 22 encodes MFRGRLRLTTTMAIRSVSVLFFFQIIGGRWIVFADGSSGGAARNGYSGGAWSSAVAPSNVGLAVAVTVMAGLAVAFTVYSRRGSIGSPWSLRRRKHALQPSQWNAFFTDQGRLSDGGVKFLKKVRSGGVDPSIRPEVWPFLLGVYDLNSTEEERDSIRQQKQKEYENLRRQCREIHKRNENGCDSKQTSQSSNTEDSQVLDSNDIAEVNSSKRSIQVEEPEELNSILQDGDCEESGVTSEDAANESDSTNSEETETSPLLAKEEAESHDTVSSDSTKSEETETSPLQAKEEVESVNSEETETLPLVAKEAENQDKVNQEKDTLTPSPNPKSQAEEEFNTTWQRIIRLDAVRANDEWVPYSPSQAAVSDKKARGIATQVGLNDYDHLEPCRIFHAARLVGILEAYAVYDPEIGYCQGMSDLLSPLIAVIEDDALAFWCFVGFMSKARHNFRLDEVGIRRQLSMVSKIIKYKDIRLYRHLENLEAEDCFFVYRMVVVLFRRELTFEQTLCLWEVMWADQAAIRTGIAKATWGRIRLRAPPTEDLLLYAIAASVLQRRKTIIEEYSGMDEIMKECNSMAGRLDVWKLLDDAHDLVVNLHDKI; translated from the exons ATGTTTAGGGGACGACTACGATTGACGACGACCATGGCTATTCGCTCCGTCTCCGTGCTCTTCTTCTTTCAGATCATCGGCGGAAGATGGATCGTCTTCGCCGATGGCAGCAGCGGTGGCGCCGCGAGGAACGGCTACTCCGGCGGAGCATGGTCGTCGGCAGTTGCTCCCTCCAATGTTGGCTTAGCTGTCGCTGTCACCGTCATGGCCGGTCTCGCCGTGGCTTTCACCGTCTACTCCCGTAG AGGGAGCATTGGATCACCTTGGTCACTGAGGAGAAGGAAGCATGCGCTTCAACCTAGTCAGTGGAATGCTTTTTTCACCGACCAAGGCCGACTCAGTGATGGAGGTGTTAAGTTTCTCAAGAAAGTTCGCAGTGGG GGTGTGGATCCAAGCATCAGACCTGAAGTTTGGCCGTTCCTACTTGGAGT GTATGACTTAAACAGCAccgaagaagaaagagattctaTTCGACAGCAGAAACA GAAGGAATACGAAAACCTGCGGAGACAGTGTCGCGAGATTCATAAACGCAATGAAAATGGTTGTGACTCAAAGCAGACATCTCAGAGCAGCAACACCGAAGACAGCCAGGTTCTTGATTCAAATGATATTGCAGAAGTCAATAGTTCAAAGAGATCCATCCAAGTAGAAGAACCAGAGGAGTTGAATTCGATTCTTCAGGATGGGGACTGTGAAGAAAGTGGCGTCACCTCCGAAGATGCTGCTAATGAGTCAGACTCAACCAATTCTGAAGAAACCGAGACTTCGCCTCTTCTAGCGAAAGAAGAAGCAGAAAGCCACGACACTGTTAGCTCAGACTCAACCAAATCCGAAGAAACCGAGACGTCACCTCTTCAAGCCAAAGAAGAAGTAGAAAGCGTTAACTCTGAAGAAACTGAGACTTTGCCTCTTGTAGCTAAAGAAGCAGAAAACCAAGATAAAGTCAACCAAGAAAAAGACACGCTGACTCCATCACCAAACCCAAAATCGCAGGCAGAAGAGGAATTCAACACAACTTGGCAGAGAATTATCCGCCTGGATGCAGTGAGAGCAAACGATGAATGGGTCCCCTACTCACCGTCTCAAGCTGCTGTGTCTGACAAAAAAGCCCGAGGAATAGCCACACAAGTTGGTCTTAATGACTACGACCACTTGGAGCCCTGCCGGATCTTCCACGCAGCCCGTCTGGTCGGGATCCTCGAAGCATATGCAGTGTACGACCCAGAAATCGGATACTGTCAAGGAATGAGCGACTTGCTATCTCCGTTAATCGCAGTAATTGAAGACGACGCGTTAGCATTCTGGTGCTTTGTCGGGTTCATGAGTAAAGCACGTCATAATTTCAGGCTAGACGAGGTTGGAATCAGGCGACAGCTGTCAATGGTATCGAAGATCATAAAATACAAAGACATACGCTTGTACAGGCACTTGGAGAACCTGGAAGCGGAAGACTGCTTCTTCGTATACCGTATGGTGGTGGTTCTGTTCAGACGAGAACTAACCTTTGAGCAAACGCTGTGTCTCTGGGAAGTGATGTGGGCGGATCAAGCAGCCATAAGAACAGGGATCGCAAAGGCCACTTGGGGTAGAATCAGGTTACGGGCACCGCCCACAGAAGATTTGTTGCTGTATGCGATAGCTGCAAGCGTGTTGCAGAGGAGAAAGACGATCATAGAGGAGTACAGTGGGATGGATGAGATAATGAAGGAATGTAATAGCATGGCTGGTCGTCTTGATGTTTGGAAACTTCTTGACGATGCTCATGACTTGGTTGTCAATCTTCACGACAAGATCTGA